A single genomic interval of Hyphomicrobium methylovorum harbors:
- a CDS encoding COG4223 family protein, whose amino-acid sequence MADDKVKAGKGTPPGAAGNRPHATLDLKATEIKVTPVTASPQPSSARPAPSAAETPRPLPASFYATAPKTEPAAKVESRPRVDAGTAAKEKTTSAAQPSAPASAKTSKEDAAPTIPARRGGGIFSHLAAGALGGLVAFLGMQWALPELGLDGSLSTRFDNDTAAISERIAGLEKRVAHNTAAPDLGGIEQRITTLEHTAQSIPALTESQNRLVADTKAALAAAASDAGSPQLIERLGKVEDRLKALADIGANSPSAGPVEQFAALSAKIRELETNVAQASPAANDSVLKDIEARLATATAAGEAAKSGVDRIAGDIKAAQSETTQLQAAIEGLKASSAKPADINAAVTPLSTRIASIEKNLQAIEQSETARQASAEHVLLSLELQNLKRAIERGGSYTAELNAVKKIAGTGIDLAPLAKLEATGVPSQSDLAKEFRTAAANAIDANNAPEAATVVGRLWSEAKSVVRVRRIDHNPDDKSTEATVGRMQVALNEGRLQDVLEAAKDLPPSAADAAAPFLEKVAARVSIDDAIAQLESRLKASVAETAPVRSQH is encoded by the coding sequence ATGGCGGACGACAAAGTGAAAGCAGGCAAGGGAACACCTCCTGGCGCGGCCGGAAATCGCCCTCATGCAACGCTTGACCTCAAGGCAACCGAAATCAAGGTGACGCCCGTCACCGCCAGCCCGCAGCCGTCTTCGGCGCGCCCAGCGCCCAGCGCCGCTGAAACACCGCGCCCGCTTCCCGCTTCATTCTACGCAACGGCGCCCAAAACCGAACCGGCCGCGAAGGTCGAAAGCCGCCCGCGCGTAGACGCCGGAACCGCCGCCAAAGAAAAAACGACGTCTGCAGCGCAACCATCTGCGCCCGCCTCAGCCAAGACCTCCAAAGAGGATGCTGCGCCGACAATCCCAGCGCGGCGCGGCGGTGGCATCTTCAGTCATCTCGCCGCTGGCGCACTCGGGGGCCTCGTCGCGTTTCTCGGCATGCAGTGGGCGCTGCCGGAACTTGGACTGGACGGCTCGCTTTCAACCCGCTTCGACAATGACACCGCGGCGATCTCCGAACGTATTGCCGGGCTTGAGAAGCGCGTTGCGCACAACACGGCCGCCCCGGATTTAGGCGGCATCGAACAGCGCATCACAACGCTTGAACACACCGCTCAATCGATCCCGGCTTTGACCGAAAGCCAAAACCGGTTAGTCGCAGACACCAAAGCAGCCCTCGCGGCAGCAGCGTCTGACGCCGGTTCTCCTCAACTCATTGAACGGCTCGGCAAAGTCGAAGACCGTCTGAAGGCGTTAGCCGACATCGGCGCCAATAGTCCGTCTGCCGGCCCTGTCGAACAGTTCGCGGCGTTGAGCGCCAAGATCAGGGAACTCGAGACGAACGTCGCGCAGGCCTCACCCGCAGCAAATGACAGCGTTCTGAAAGACATCGAAGCCCGCCTCGCGACGGCAACAGCCGCTGGTGAAGCGGCTAAGTCCGGCGTCGATCGCATCGCGGGCGACATCAAGGCTGCACAATCGGAAACCACCCAGTTGCAGGCCGCCATCGAGGGCTTGAAAGCATCGTCCGCCAAGCCCGCCGACATCAACGCGGCCGTCACACCACTATCCACCCGGATCGCCTCGATTGAGAAAAATCTGCAGGCAATCGAGCAATCGGAAACCGCTCGGCAGGCGTCTGCCGAACACGTTCTCCTTTCGCTCGAACTGCAAAATCTGAAACGCGCCATCGAACGCGGCGGCTCTTACACTGCCGAGCTAAACGCCGTGAAAAAAATTGCGGGCACCGGCATCGATCTAGCTCCGCTCGCCAAGCTCGAAGCAACGGGGGTCCCCTCACAGTCCGACCTCGCGAAAGAATTCCGCACAGCCGCAGCAAACGCCATCGACGCAAACAACGCGCCTGAAGCCGCAACTGTCGTCGGTCGTCTCTGGTCGGAAGCAAAGTCCGTCGTCCGCGTTCGCCGCATCGATCACAACCCTGACGACAAGAGCACCGAAGCAACCGTTGGACGAATGCAGGTTGCCCTCAACGAGGGACGCCTGCAGGACGTGCTCGAAGCCGCAAAGGATCTGCCGCCCTCGGCCGCGGACGCTGCCGCTCCCTTCCTCGAAAAAGTGGCCGCACGCGTCAGCATCGATGACGCGATCGCCCAGCTTGAATCACGTCTGAAAGCCTCCGTCGCCGAAACGGCCCCCGTTCGTTCGCAGCATTAG
- a CDS encoding uroporphyrinogen-III synthase, producing the protein MHVLITRPKEDGETLATRLEKLGFRTSLEPLVTITCEPIPASAIEDAVGLIVTSRNGLRAISTSPALSLATSLPIFVTGPGTAALARKFGFKDILEGAGTGADLVPMISAKSRSMPGPFVHLSGDVVAYDLAGALARKNVNVRRTIVYRTAVATELSEKTQAALSGGELDTVVLMSPRTAATWAGLAAPHATPSVLGGLTHACLSDAVADTLRGKLSEPKIAIADRPNLDAMVVLLKRLADRPEAG; encoded by the coding sequence ATGCACGTACTCATTACGCGGCCGAAAGAGGACGGCGAAACACTTGCCACCCGCCTCGAAAAGCTTGGCTTCCGTACAAGCCTTGAACCGCTCGTCACCATCACGTGCGAACCAATCCCGGCCTCAGCGATCGAAGACGCAGTCGGATTGATCGTCACGAGCCGCAACGGCCTACGTGCGATCTCCACGTCACCCGCGCTCAGCCTGGCGACGTCGCTGCCGATCTTCGTTACAGGACCCGGCACTGCAGCCCTGGCGCGCAAATTCGGCTTTAAGGACATTCTGGAAGGCGCCGGAACAGGGGCCGACCTCGTGCCGATGATCTCCGCCAAATCCAGGTCCATGCCCGGGCCGTTCGTTCATCTTTCGGGCGACGTGGTTGCATACGACCTCGCCGGCGCGCTCGCCCGCAAAAATGTTAACGTCCGCCGCACGATTGTCTACCGAACCGCCGTCGCGACGGAACTCTCGGAAAAAACACAAGCGGCGCTGTCTGGCGGCGAACTCGATACCGTCGTCCTGATGTCGCCGCGAACCGCCGCGACCTGGGCCGGTCTCGCCGCACCGCACGCGACGCCGTCCGTTCTCGGAGGGCTAACGCACGCCTGCCTGTCAGATGCCGTCGCCGACACGCTACGCGGGAAACTCTCTGAACCAAAAATTGCAATCGCCGACCGCCCAAATCTCGATGCGATGGTTGTCCTGCTGAAACGTCTCGCGGACCGTCCGGAAGCGGGGTAA
- the hemC gene encoding hydroxymethylbilane synthase, with translation MQATRIRIGTRGSALALAQAHEVRDRLKQIHGLTDDAVTVTIFKTTGDRVLDRPLSEIGGKGLFTKELEDALYANEIDLAVHSMKDMQTELPDGLAVGAVLPREDPRDAFISLTYTDLAALPAGTVVGTSSLRRKSQLLNMRPDLRVIDFRGNVETRLRKLKEGVADATFLAVAGLKRLGLTERITGALPFETMLPAAAQGAIALEIRAADDATRVAVAPLNDPETADAVTAERAFLARLEGSCRTPIAAHATIEGDRLSFRGLLLSLDGQKRYSAEHTGARADAKAIGHAAADDILKHADASVLSTSST, from the coding sequence TTGCAAGCGACGCGCATTCGCATCGGAACACGCGGCTCGGCTTTGGCGCTCGCACAGGCACACGAAGTGCGCGACCGGCTGAAGCAGATCCACGGCCTGACCGATGACGCCGTTACGGTCACGATTTTCAAAACGACGGGCGATCGCGTGCTGGACCGGCCCCTTTCGGAGATCGGCGGCAAGGGCTTATTCACCAAAGAACTCGAAGACGCGCTCTACGCGAATGAGATCGACCTTGCCGTCCACTCGATGAAGGACATGCAGACCGAACTGCCGGACGGTCTTGCAGTCGGCGCCGTGCTTCCCCGCGAAGACCCGCGCGATGCCTTCATATCTTTGACCTACACCGATCTCGCTGCCTTGCCTGCTGGAACCGTCGTCGGAACCTCGTCGCTTCGCCGCAAATCGCAACTCTTGAACATGCGCCCCGATCTTCGCGTCATCGATTTTCGCGGCAACGTCGAAACGCGCCTGCGGAAACTGAAAGAGGGCGTTGCCGACGCAACGTTCCTCGCGGTTGCCGGATTGAAGCGCTTGGGGCTCACGGAACGCATCACTGGCGCGCTGCCATTCGAGACGATGCTGCCTGCAGCAGCTCAAGGCGCGATTGCTCTTGAGATCCGCGCTGCCGATGACGCCACTCGCGTCGCCGTCGCTCCCTTGAACGATCCCGAAACCGCGGACGCCGTCACGGCCGAACGCGCTTTTCTTGCGCGCCTGGAAGGTTCCTGCCGCACGCCGATTGCCGCTCACGCAACGATTGAAGGCGATCGCCTGTCGTTCCGCGGTCTCCTGCTCTCGCTGGATGGACAGAAGCGCTATAGCGCCGAGCATACGGGCGCCCGGGCGGACGCAAAGGCCATCGGCCACGCAGCAGCCGACGATATTCTGAAACATGCCGACGCTAGCGTTCTTTCCACATCGAGCACCTGA